TGTTTGAGATGATAAGATCAGCATGCCAGAGATCCCTCCAAGAGTGGATTCCGGAGATACCGGCTAAAGAGTGGAAAGAATATGTTGCAGAGTTCCTTAAGATGCCCTTCACAATAAACTGGAAAGCCCTAAAAAGAGCCTACGAGATACAGCCAAGAAACTATGAGGAGCTGCTGGGCATTAAGGGCATAGGTCCCTCAACGGTTAGAGGCCTAGCCTTAGTAGCCGAGATAATATATGGCAATAAGCCAAGCTGGAGAGACCCAGTCAAATACTCCTTCGCATACGGTGGCAAAGACGGGGTTCCATACCCCGTAGATAGAAAAGCAATGGACGAATCAATAAGCATACTAAGGGAAGCTGTTGAAAAGGCGCGACTAGGAGACAGAGAACGCCTAAACATACTCCAAAAACTAAGAAAATTCGTACCACCAGACGTTAAAACCTAGATCTCAAAGAATCATTTTTATGGCAGCAGGTATTCTTCCATCCCTTCTCCCAAAACCAATTTTATATATACTTCTCGCTAAATTTTCTGGGATCTCCCTTCAACAATTCTCCCTATTTATGAAAATCGAATATTTAAGGACTAGGCTGCCCAGTGAATCGTTTCAATATGACCCGCATTCCTCTGGCTGAACTTATCCAAATCAAACAATGATTACCGCTCTGTAAGAGATCTTTTATGAGATTACCTAATATTAAACTAAAATAAAAAAGAGGGTTACTTAGGTCTTCTGAGTAGAGCGAGGGTTGCCATGACGATAGCTACAACTGAGAGGACTATTGAGACAATAAGATATTCTATGGGAGCGGGCGTTCCAGGATCGCCTTTTGGACCTTGTGGACCCTGCGGACCTTGTGGACCTCTCATATCAATAACTTTAAATGATGCACTCGCACTTTCACCTACATTATTCATTACAGTAATAGTATAAATTCCAGGTTCTGATTGCGCCGGAATACTAATTATGGCGGTAAACTCACCATTCTCATCAACAATTACCTTGTTTGGAACAGTAGGTACAATTATTCCTTTCCAAGTAACAGTTATTATAGAGTCATGAGGAACAAAAGACTTAACATTATAGCTGAAAAGACGCTTCTCTCCATTTTAATGCCCCTTTTCATTAAATTCTCAAAAATTATTTGACACTTTAGATATATATGTTTTTACATTATTTTTACTTTTAAGTGACTTATTTCTGAAGTGATTAAGACTCCTTATAATAGCCCAGATAAAAATAAAGATTATCAGGGCAATAACTAACAGAGAAGGAAATAGAACTAATATTATATAAAAGATTATGAGAGGCAATAAAATCATCATAAGCAATAAGAGGAAAATTAACCAGAACCATTTTTGCCTTAAAGGCCAAGAATATTTTTGGAATATTCCAAACATAATATAATTTTGTAAAGTTACATATTTTAGCTTTTTCTTTATAAGATAAGAAATTGTAGAAGAGATTATGCAAAGAAAATCTTCACGAAAGAATCCGAAGATTTCGAGGAGAAAGAGAAGGGAGAAGACTATCTTTAAATTCTCAATCATTCTCGCTTTTATTATAATAGTTGCTATAGTGATTTTAATTATTTTAAAGCAACCCTCACAAACACAAAAGTCTAAGATGGATCCAAGTGAATACTTTATGTTCTTAGATGTATCTGCAGTTGGTTACCACCCTCAAAATGCTCCAAATATAATAAGAATAAGAATGTTACACTTTAAAATAATGCCGATTTGTGGTAATGCAAATAATGTTGTAATCTTCATGGAAGGAATGGTCAATCCTGCTGACTACTATTATCCTCAAATAAAGAATGGAACTGAACAGATAGTTGAGATTACTTTCTCTAATGAGCTTCAAATAAGAAAGGAAGGAGAGAGATATCCAATAAAAATTAGAATACGCGCTGATGAGGCAGAGGGTTATGTGACCATTTGGTTAGGGGAGGAAGATATACTCTTAACACCATGACCCTACTTTATAAGGAAGATTTTTCTAGACTTTTCATAATAACCTCTAATACTTTTTTCACACATTCCTCAGGACTAAGTTTGTCTGTTTCAACAATAACTTCCGGGTTTAATGGCTCCTCATATGGAGCTCCTAAACCTGGAACCGTTTTACTCTCACCTTTAAGGGCTTTAGCGTATATATCTTTCGGCGCACCATAAAAATTTATGCCACGTTTCTTTTCTCTTTCAATGCAAACCTCTAATGGACATTTAACATAAACCTCCATAAACCTTGAGATTGCTTGTCTGGCGTGATCACGATATTTGCGCCTATTACCGGTCGCATCAATAATTACGTTCACACCATTATCCGTTAGCAATTTAGCAATATAAACAAGCGTTCCATAAACTATATCACGTTCCTCCTCAGTATACTTGGGATTAGGAGTTATGATCTTACGTAAAGCATCCGAAGAAACAATTTGAACGTTAATTCCCATTAACTTAAGCTTATCGGCTAATAAATATGCGATAGTTGACTTACCACTACCAGGTAAACCAGTGATCCAAATGCACCAGCCAATCCTCATAACGAACCCGTCTAGAGTAGCAGCATATGCTCCTGTTTAAAAATA
Above is a window of Candidatus Bathyarchaeia archaeon DNA encoding:
- a CDS encoding adenylyl-sulfate kinase, with product MRIGWCIWITGLPGSGKSTIAYLLADKLKLMGINVQIVSSDALRKIITPNPKYTEEERDIVYGTLVYIAKLLTDNGVNVIIDATGNRRKYRDHARQAISRFMEVYVKCPLEVCIEREKKRGINFYGAPKDIYAKALKGESKTVPGLGAPYEEPLNPEVIVETDKLSPEECVKKVLEVIMKSLEKSSL